One Chaetodon trifascialis isolate fChaTrf1 chromosome 12, fChaTrf1.hap1, whole genome shotgun sequence DNA window includes the following coding sequences:
- the LOC139340040 gene encoding calcitonin gene-related peptide type 1 receptor, with amino-acid sequence MAKRKMDGIGRSGVVALILLCNLTKIFVKASLEVNETQQQHPNNVYHDMGLTRNKIVTAQFECYQKIMKDVPQSREEPMCNRTWDGWLCWDDTRSGVISEQHCPDYFQDFDPSEMVTKICTDSGHWFLHPESNRTWTNYTRCNEHTNEGRVTAMNLFYLALIGHGLSLTSLFISLGIFFHFKSLSCQRITLHKNLFFSFVLNSVITIIWLTAVANNQELVQRNPTSCKVSQFIHLYLFGCNYFWMLCEGIYLHTLIVVAVFAEKQHLMWYYLLGWGFPLIPASIHAIARSYYYNDNCWISSKTSLLYIIHGPICAALLVNLFFLLNIVRVLITKLKVTHQAESSLYMKAVRATLILVPLLGIQYVLLPYKPQGRVSSEIYDYIMHILMHYQGLLVATIFCFFNGEVQAVLRRHWNQYHIQFGSSVGNHSDALRSASYTASSITEVQGCYSIDCHTEHMNGKGCHDADASILKSDSPFA; translated from the exons ATGGCCAAAAGGAAGATGGACGGCATCGGGCGGAGCGGGGTGGTGGCGCTCATACTGCTGTGTAATCTGACAAAG ATTTTTGTGAAGGCGAGCCTGGAGGTCAACgaaacccagcagcagcacccaAACAACGTCTACCATGACATGGGACTCACCCGCAACAAGATAGTGACAGCACAGTTTGAGTGCTATCAGAAGATAATGAAGGACGTTCCTCAAAGCAGAGAAG AGCCCATGTGTAATCGCACTTGGGATGGCTGGCTGTGttgggacgacaccaggtcaGGCGTTATCTCAGAGCAGCACTGCCCGGACTACTTCCAGGATTTTGATCCTTCAG AGATGGTCACAAAGATTTGCACCGACAGCGGCCATTGGTTCCTGCACCCGGAGAGCAACCGGACATGGACCAACTACACCCGCTGCAATGAGCACACCAATGAAGGCAGAGTG ACTGCAATGAATCTTTTTTATTTAGCTCTCATCGGACACGGACTCTCTCTGacctccctcttcatctccctcgGAATATTCTTCCATTTCAA GAGTTTAAGTTGCCAAAGGATCACCCTCCACAAAaacctcttcttttcttttgttctgaaCTCTGTGATCACCATCATTTGGTTGACCGCAGTGGCGAACAACCAGGAGCTGGTGCAGAGGAATCCA ACGAGCTGCAAAGTGTCTCAGTTCATTCATCTCTACCTGTTCGGCTGCAATTACTTCTGGATGCTGTGTGAGGGAATTTACCTGCACACTCTCATCGTGGTGGCTGTGTTCGCTGAGAAGCAGCACCTGATGTGGTACTACCTGTTGGGCTGGG GCTTTCCTCTCATTCCGGCTTCCATACATGCCATTGCTCGAAGTTACTACTACAACGACAA CTGTTGGATTAGCTCCAAAACATCGCTGCTCTACATCATCCACGGCCccatctgtgctgctctcttG GTCAATTTGTTCTTCCTCCTAAACATTGTCCGAGTGCTCATCACCAAACTGAAGGTGACCCATCAAGCCGAGTCTAGTCTCTACATGAAAGCGGTGCGAGCCACCCTCATCCTGGTGCCTCTTCTGGGAATTCAGTACGTCCTGCTTCCCTACAAGCCGCAGGGACGCGTCTCCTCTGAAATATACGACTACATCATGCACATACTGATGCATTACCAG GGTCTGCTGGTGGCCACCATCTTCTGCTTTTTCAATGGAGAA GTCCAAGCAGTTCTGAGGAGGCACTGGAACCAGTATCATATCCAGTTTGGCAGCAGCGTAGGAAACCACTCGGATGCCTTGCGTTCAGCCTCCTACACGGCCTCCTCCATCACCGAGGTGCAGGGCTGCTACAGCATCGACTGCCACACAGAACACATGAACGGCAAAGGCTGCCACGACGCAGACGCCTCGATCTTAAAGTCAGACAGCCCCTTCGCCTGA